In Parus major isolate Abel chromosome 8, Parus_major1.1, whole genome shotgun sequence, a single window of DNA contains:
- the RNPC3 gene encoding RNA-binding region-containing protein 3, producing MAAPGAEELRAGGPGPAGGPGLGPGMGPGMGAIPPHPGVPPHPGVSRRRGRTLLVRHLPAELTAAEKEDLLQHFGAVSVRVLSDHGRLKHTAFATFPSENAAAKALSRLHQLKLLGHTLVVEFAKEQESAQVLSQPCVSDKCKSLEEPVKEEEKIEPNCVKIEHGIAPNHGLTFPINSCLKYLYPPPSSAILANIANALASVPKFYVQVLHLMNKMNLPPPFGPITARPPMYEEYLPAPVPPPPIPPLPPEEPPLPEEEEEGLSSGDESEYESDNDEEKERMTKLMELATLQPKRPINTKKRGVRKKQRIKDMLNVPVCTSHSNSHSTLSPSDVFEQPQHIGHKKIEFHISTEIPAVLQINSEKEEKNDLYAATEEINNTGFGRIFPAPSSNDKMETEEEDDEIPSEFISRKDLEKNRLSREEMEKYSVFKNYEPGDPNCRIYVKNLAKQVQEKDLKFIFGRYVDFQSEVERNMFDIRLMKEGRMKGQAFIGLPNEKAAAKALKEANGYVLFEKPMVVQFARSARPKQDANEGKRKK from the exons ATGGCGGCGCCGGGCGCTGAGGAGCTGCGGGCGGGCGGCCCGGGGCCCGCGGGCGGCCCGGGGCTGGGCCCGGGGATGGGCCCAGGGATGGGCGCTATCCCGCCGCACCCTGGCGTCCCGCCGCATCCCGGTGTCTCGCGGCGGCGTGGGCGCACGCTGCTGGTGCGGCACCTGCCCGCCGAGCTGACGGCGGCGGAGAAGGAGGATCTGCTGCAGCACTTCGGGGCCGTGTCTGTGCGCGTCCTGTCGGACCACGGGCGGCTG aaaCATACTGCTTTTGCCACCTTTCCCagtgaaaatgcagctgcaaaG GCTTTATCAAGACTGCATCAGCTGAAACTTCTAGGTCACACGTTAGTTGTTGAATTTGCAAAGGAGCAAGAGAGTGCACAGGTACTTAGCCAGCCTTGTGTCTCAGACAAGTGCAAAAG tttaGAAGAACCAGtgaaagaagaagagaagatAGAACCAAACTGTGTTAAAATAGAGCATGGAATCGCACCCAATCATGG cctcACCTTTCCCATCAATTCTTGCCTCAAATATTTGTATCCACCACCTTCAAGTGCAATTCTAGCAAATATAGCAAATGCCTTGGCAAGTGTGCCCAAATTTTATGTCCAG GTACTTCATCTGATGAATAAAATGAATCTTCCTCCACCTTTTGGACCAATTACTGCTCGGCCTCCCAtg TACGAAGAGTATTTACCAGCACCAGTGCCACCTCCCCCAATCCCACCTCTGCCTCCTGAAGAGCCTCCTTTAcctgaagaggaagaggaaggactGTCTAGTGGGGATGAATCAGAATATGAAAGTGATAAtgatgaggaaaaggagag AATGACCAAGTTGATGGAATTAGCTACCCTTCAGCCTAAAAGACcaataaacacaaagaaacgTGGTGttagaaaaaagcaaagaattaaaGACATGTTGAATGTTCCAGTGTGTACTTCCCACAG TAACTCGCACTCTACACTGTCACCTTCAGATGTCTTTGAGCAGCCGCAGCACATAGGTCATAAAAAAATAGAGTTTCATATTAGTACTGAGATCCCAGCTGTTCTTCAGATAAactcagaaaaagaagaaaaaaatg ACCTTTATGCAGCCACAGAAGAAATCAATAATACAGGCTTTGGAAGGATTTTCCCAGCTCCTAGCTCAAATGATAAAATGGAAACTGAAGAGGAGGATGATGAAATACcatcagaatttatttctagaaAGGATCTAGAAAAAAACAGACTTTCTAGAGAAG aaatggaaaaatattccGTTTTCAAAAACTATGAGCCAGGTGATCCAAATTGCAGGATATATGTGAAGAATTTAGCTAAACAAGTTCAAGAAAAG GATCTTAAGTTCATTTTTGGAAGATACGTTGACTTCCAATCAGAGGTGGAACGCAATAT GTTTGATATCCGTTTGATGAAAGAAGGCCGTATGAAGGGACAGGCTTTCATTGGACTTCCCAATGAGAAAGCAGCTGCTAAAGCACTAAAGGAAGCAAATGGCTATGTCTTGTTTGAAAAACCCATGGTGGTT CAATTTGCCCGTTCAGCTAGACCAAAACAGGATGCcaatgaagggaaaagaaaaaagtaa